The genomic DNA GAAACATTGAATCAGGCGCCAGATGTCCATGACTTTGTTGTTGATGCTGATAGCACTTGCCAAACTTGGGAAGCCATATACAACAGTAAATTAAATTCATACCAAATTATAAATTCAAAAACAGGTGAGCAAAACGCTAAAGCCAAAGAAAATAATATTTTTACTTCTGATGATGGACTTCATAGCTTTATCATTGAACCAGGCTCTTTAGATACCAGCAACAAGGATCAATTAACATGGTTTACGTGTTCTGCATCTTATATAGATCTACCAAGCGAAGCGGTAGATATACACATTGTTGAGGATCAAGCGTTTATTTTGCTCAATGATTCACCCAGTATTGAAGTTTTTGATCTCAATAGTATGTCATTTACTTCAAGTATTACTATTACGGGTGCAAGCAATGTTAGGGCGGCTACAGTTCAAGGAGGATTGTGGTATATTCCAGACACTGTGCAAGATCAGATATATGTTTTTGATTTTGCCATGCAGAGCGTAGAAAACATTCCATTACCAGCTAAAGTCACATCTGCAGTTGGTTTGGGGGTGGATACATTATTGCTGGCTTTAAAAGCAGAAGAAAAACTATTGGTTTACAATTCAAACAGTCAAATCATAGAAAAACAAATCTTTATGGAATCATTTACATTGGGTTTAACCGATTACAGTGATAGTGGAAAAGATAGAATATTGATGTACTCAAGGTCAGGAACCGTTGACGCTTTTGATATATCCAGTTTGAAGCGAATTGATTTTTCAATCAACAGTGGAGGCAAGGAATCTTTTATTCAAGGTAAAATTGAGTTTTATGATGTGGGTGCTTTTTCTGAACCAGAAGTCATTGGTCTAAGCACTCAAGATGGGGCAACTATGACTGAAAGTTGGCAACTTATTTATGAAGGAAGTGTCTCAAATATGGTTGAACTGGATGCGAGTGTTTCCGGCAATCTTCTAGATGCTGTTGGTGTTGACTTTTTAGCAAGTAATATTGCTGTGGGGGATCAAGTTATACTTCAGTCTGGAATGAGTCAGGAGACACTTACAGTGAGTCAAATCGTTGATACTGATACGGTGCAATTAAACAACAACTCAATATTTTCCGGCAGTGTTTTATTTACGATTAAAGCAAATGACAGTTATATTGTAAAGGGATCAATATCTGGTGAACAGATGAATAGGGCTGTTGAAAATCTGGCTTATGATTCTGATCAAGGTGAATTAACATTTTTGATTAGAGACTCCAATACCTATCAAACCACATCAGGTGACTTTTTTTCTTTTCGAACAAACGATGGAATCACCAGTATGGATACAAGAGATATAACTTTGAGGTCTAATATCGTTGGGGCAGTCTACTTTGATAATACTATCAATAATCGGAATGAAGCGTATTTGATTCAAGAATCAACAGGTAGAGTTTTGTTGATTGATTTAGATAAAAATAATTTAGTAAAAACAATTCTTTAACACAACTAAATTAAAGAAAAACTTAAATTAAAACTTTTTTTTCAATTTCATTTTTATGCGTAATTTGATATGAGCATTGCGCAATCATTGCAAAGATTTTTTCATTAGGGAGCATCAGTGAGAATAAAAAAACTAGAATTATTAGGCTTTAAATCGTTTTTAGAAAAAACTGCATTTCAGTTTGATGTTCCAATTACTTCTATTGTTGGGCCTAATGGTTGTGGAAAAAGTAATGTGGTTGATGCGCTTAAATGGATAACAGGTGAATTAAGCTATAAAGAACTGCGTGGAAAGAGCATGGAAGATCTTATTTTTGCTGGAAGTGAAAAAAGACCTCCTACGAGCATGATGGAAGTGCTTTTAACTTTAGACAATGAGTCAAGTTTAGGGCCAGTGCAATACAAAGATTTTGCAGAAATTGTAGTACAAAGAAAAATATTTAGAGATGGTTCAAGTGAGTTTTATATTAATAAATCGGCGTGTAGACTGAAAGATATAACAGATTTATTTTTGGATACGGGTATAGGAAAATCATCGTATTCGATTATTGAACAAGGTCGTGTTGGAGCTATTGTATCTAGTCGTCCTGAGGATAGACGTTTAATTATTGAAGAAGCGTCTGGTATTACCAAATTTAAAGCCCGTAAAAAAGCTGCTTTGAAAAAGATGGAGCATACGCAACAAAATTTATTACGGGTGAATGATATTATTAAAGAGTTGACACGTCAGACAGCGTCTTTAAAAAAACAAGCTGAAAAAGCTGAAAAATATAAAGTTCTTAAAGAAGATGTAAAACAGTTGGATTTAAAACTATTAAGTTATGCTTGGAAAAAAAGTGAATTGGTCTTAGAAGAGTTAAGATCCACTCATACTCGTTTGAAAGACTCTTTAAGCGCAGAAGAGTCTAAGTTACTTTCAAATGAATCACAATATGAAACTGAGAAATTACGTTTGCTTGAATTTGAAAAAAAGCTTGAACGGATGCAGGAAAAAGTTTTTGAACAAAAAACCACTATTCAAAATTTAGAAAATGAAGCTAGTAACCAACAACTTAAACAGTCTCAGTTATTAGAAACAGCTCAGGAAGAAAAAGAGAGAGCTGCAATTTTATTACAAAAATACGAAGATTTAGATCTCCAACATGTCAATGTTTCAAACAGTATAAAACAATCTACTTTAGAGTTAGAAGAAATTGCAGATAATCTTAATACAGATATTGAAAAAGAAAGCCAGCTCAAGAGTACTCTACTAAATTTAGAACAAGCTTTATCTGAACTCAAAACTAAAAATATGCAACACCTAACACGTGAAGCAGAGATTAAAAATAACAAACAAAGTTTAGAAGAACAGAATCGTTCACTAGATGTGAAGTTGCAAGATATCAATGAAAGAGTAAATGAAACTCAAGAAGAGGTCAATCAACTATCAAGTAGTTTATCTGAAAAAGAAGAAGCTTTTGAGCAAAGCAATCAAATGGTACTTGAGTTTGAAGAAAGTAAAATTTCTGCTGAAGATGAGTTGGAACATTTAAACTTAGATAAAGAAAAATGTCATCAAGAACTGATTCAAATCAACAATGAAATTGAACGCGATGCTTCTCGTTTAAATACTTTACAAGAGTTTATTGATTCATATCAAGGTTATGAAAAGGGTGTGCAAAGCATCATGAAGGAGAAAGACTCAGGTAATGTTGGCAGAGTACAAGGTATTTTAGGTGATATGCTTGAAGTTGAGCCTGGTTACGAAAAAGCAGCTTATGCTGCTTTAAATGAATTTGTACAATGTATTGTTGTTGAAGATTCAGATGATGTTGTAAAAACCATTGACTATTTAAAAAGTGATGCTGGAGAAGGAAGAAGCTCATTTTTAATTGAGAAGGATGAAGCTTTTCATTTGACTCGCAAGACAGATCAAAAAACAGCCAATCAAAATAGTATTATTAAGCATGTAAAAGCCAAAGGCACCTTTAATAAGTTAATAGAACAAGTCTTAAGCACTATATATTTAGTTCCCTCTTTAAGTGATGCTCTTGATTTATGGAAAAAAGGAACACAGGAAACCATGGTTACTCTTGAAGGGGATAGAATATCCCGTAATGGTATTATTACAGGTGGTAAAAATGAAGAGCAACAAGGCGTTTTAGAGATTCATAACCAAGTGAATGAACTTAAAGAGCGTGTTGAAGAAAAACGTCAACGCTCTGATAAATTAAGCTATGAACTAGAAAAAATTCAAGAAAGAATTTTAAGTTTAAAAGCACAAATTGAAGGTTTATCAGAAGATATTAAGAGTCATAGTCAACAAAAAACCAGTCATGAAAAAGAGTTGTTAAGTCTTGGTGAAACACAGAAATATAAAAATTCATTTCTTCAAGAATTATTTAATCAAAAACAAAGTTATCTCAACGATATTGAGCAAAATAAAGTGGCTTTAGAATCAATGCAGATTGAGTATGAAACTTTGTTAGAGCATAAGAATAACTTCTTAAGCAAAGAGGAAGCCTTTACGCAAGAAATCACTGAAATGAGAGCTTCGTATGAAGTTCATAATCAACGTTTGACTGAAATCAAAATTAAGAAAGCCAGTTTAGATGAAAGACAAGATGCATTAAAAAAGGAGTTGGAGTCTTTAGATCAACAAAAGTCTTTAGCAAAAGAAGAGGCAGAAACATTAAAGTTAAAGTCAAATGAACGCATTGAGCAAGCACAAGAAATTTCTCATAATGTTATTTCATTAAAAGAAAAACGTGAAAACATCTTACAAGAATTCACAGAATCTGAAACTCATTTGAATGTTGTAAAAATTGAGCATGACACCCTTGCAGAGAAACTTAGAACGGATGAAGAGCAGCTTAAAGGTTATCGCTCAGCAAAAGAACACGTTGTGGCTCAGATTAATAAAATACAAATGGATATTCAAGAAGAAGATTATAAGTTAGAGCGCCTGCTAGAACAAGTTACAGAACGCTACGAGTTAAACTTACATGATTGCATTGATCAGTATTATGAAGATTTAGAGGAAAGCACACTTGGTCAAAGCAACCAAGAACTACAAAAGTTAAGAAATAGTCTCAATGCTATGGGACATGTTAATTTGGGTGCCTTAGAAGAGTTAGCTGAACTTGAAGAGCGGTTTAGTTTTTTAAGTGAGCAAAAGGCAGATTTAGAAAATACGCTTAATGATTTAAATACAGCAATTGAACATATTGATGAATCTACGCAAGAGATGTTTTTAGATACCTATAAAAAAGTTAACGGTCGTTTCCAAGAGCTTTTCCCTAAACTTTTTGGTGGAGGTAAAGCAAAGTTAGTCATGACTTCAGATGAGAACATACTTGAAACAGGAATTGACATTGTAGCGCAGCCTCCTGGAAAAAAATTACAAAATATGAACTTAATGTCAGGTGGGGAGAAGGCTTTGACAGCGATTGCTTTAATTTTCTCTATTTTTGATTTTAAAGCACCACCATTTTGTATATTGGATGAGGTTGATGCACCTTTGGATGATGCCAATGTGGGACGTTTTCTGGGCATGGTTAAAGAAATGTCACAAAAAACTCAGTTTATTGTGATTACACACAATAAAGCCACAATGGAAATTGCGCAAAACCTTTATGGAGTTACCATGGAGGAGCCCGGTGTTTCTAGAACGGTTTCAGTTCAACTTAATCAAGGTGTAGAACAATTGGAAACCAACGAAACTCAACAGGCATCTTCAGTAGCTTAAGGGATCGAATACCCTTCCTCTGCATCCGTAAACTCGCTATGCTCGTAACGGCTGCTAGAGTGGGGCACAAGTATTTTTCATAAGTTTAATAAGAGAGTAACTTTATTATTTGAACTATTTACTTTGGTGCTCCCACCAGGGATCGAACCTGGATCTAGGGATTAGGAATCCCTTATTCTATCCGTTGAACTATGAGAGCTTAGATTTTTTAATCCTTAGCTATAAGGTTAAATGTTTTCCATGTCAAAAATCTTTTTAAAAAATTAAGATGGGGGCTTTTAAGATATGACTTAGACCTCATTGCTCGCATAGCATGTAAATTATATATTGACGTTTTGCGTAATTTTGATATGTAGAAGTCAGTCTGCTGAGGCTAAAATGTCTCAATATGAGAGTTAGTAAAAATAAACACAATATTTTCAGCAGCTTACAGGTGTGTTTTTTGGCATAAGCATTGCTTAATAGAAAGCAGTGATAGAAAAACAACTCAAGGGTGAACACGATGATGAAAAAATTGAAACACTTAAAAATCTTTTTGCTGCTTATGCTTACATTTTTGGCGTCTTGTGCACAAAATGAATTTGGTTCTGTTCGTTTGGTGATCAATGGCCAAGAGCAAGAAGTAAGAATACGAGACGTTGATTGTATCAATGACTTTAATTTTGGTAATAATGGAATGTCCTGCATCATATTGATTCAAAATGGTAGCGGTATCAGTGATACTGTTCGCTTCAATATAGCCGATGTGGTTAATATTTATGATAACTTTTTAGGTGCAAATCTTGATCCATTGCTATCGCCATTTGATTCAGTGGAAGCAACGGTTAATGGTAACACTGTCGGTATTTTAGCGGGTAGTATTGTGGTTTTTTCTTCAATCACCAATGTTCCTGGAGGACAGGTGTGTGTGGATTACTTTAAATTAAATTTAGGTTTTGGAACCAACGGATTTATGGAAGGGGATTTTTGCGCTCGAGTGCAGTAATACACTGAGCTTTGTGATTTAAAATATATTCAATTAAAACCATTATGAAAAAGACCCTTAAAAAAATTGAATTAAACTTTAGATTGTTGATGCCTATATATGTTTTGGCATTGGTTATGTCTGCTTGTGAACAAAGACCTCAGCAACAAGAAATTTTTAGGCCCGAAGGATCATCAGTGACCAATGGAGCTACGGTAGAGACTCGTTCAGGCAGTCAAAATAATAATTTAAATACAGGAGAAAACACCAATAACAGTGGGCTAAGTAATAACAATGGCTCACTGGCCAATGTTCCACAACATATGCAGGAATATGAGTATTGTCGTCGTTTATTAGGTGGACCAGTAGATTACTCTCATCCAGATGGTCAACGCTGCTATCAAATTATTTATCAAAATTGTCGGGGTTGCAGGGTTGATGAAGATTTAAGACCCATTGATACATTTAGTGCTTATGGTTATTCTGGTAGAATTGCATGGCCAGCGCATGAAGATTGGTGGCCAGAGTTAACAGGTTACTTAGACCCAACCCGTTCACATATTGCGTTTCAAAGCCCATATTTTAATGCCCAAAACTTCCCATCAGGACATGCTGGAGCTTCTGGGCAGTATCCACAACATCCGGGTGGAGCTAATCCTTTTGTTTATTGTCATAATAAGCCTGCAGATCAGCCTTGTCGTTTAGATGCTACACAAGTTTGGTCAGTATCAAACATCGATAAATCTTATCAATACAATTTGGCACCAGGTAAAAATAATAAATATATTTATACAATTGTGCAACCTTTGGATCAGCCTTGTACAAACCAACATCAGATTCAACAAAGTAATTGTAACCCTCAGTTTAGAGCAAACTTTGGCAATTTTTTGGGTAGTTTAAAGCAAAGTGGAGCCAATTTTAAAGCCAGTGGTAAAGCAACACTCGATGGTTTAGGAGCATCTCTTGCGAATATGGTCCCTAACTTTTCTGTAGGATCTATCTTTCCAAATGTTAACGTCAATGCTGGGGGCAACTATACGGTTAGTAATGGAGGGACCTATGTTATGGGTGCTTCAAGACCAACCTACACAACATCATCAGCAGGGAATGTTGTGGTTGGTGGTGCACCGAACTATTCAATTGGATCTCAAAGTCATATAGGTACATATGCAGGTCAGCCTATGGCGGCCTATGGACACTATTTAAATTACGGGCAAACCTACAATAATTATAATTTAGGTGGCTCAGAACCTTGTGTTGCAGGTAGTTCTCACCCAGGAAGTCCATGGGGTTGTCAAAACATTAATCCATGTTATTACAATAACAATTGTTAATAAGTGGCTTTTCGTACTATAAAAATACCCTATTTTAATATTAAAAATTTTTATAAAAAAAATAAAAAAATGCCTTGCTTTTTTGCTTAC from Oligoflexia bacterium includes the following:
- the smc gene encoding chromosome segregation protein SMC, encoding MRIKKLELLGFKSFLEKTAFQFDVPITSIVGPNGCGKSNVVDALKWITGELSYKELRGKSMEDLIFAGSEKRPPTSMMEVLLTLDNESSLGPVQYKDFAEIVVQRKIFRDGSSEFYINKSACRLKDITDLFLDTGIGKSSYSIIEQGRVGAIVSSRPEDRRLIIEEASGITKFKARKKAALKKMEHTQQNLLRVNDIIKELTRQTASLKKQAEKAEKYKVLKEDVKQLDLKLLSYAWKKSELVLEELRSTHTRLKDSLSAEESKLLSNESQYETEKLRLLEFEKKLERMQEKVFEQKTTIQNLENEASNQQLKQSQLLETAQEEKERAAILLQKYEDLDLQHVNVSNSIKQSTLELEEIADNLNTDIEKESQLKSTLLNLEQALSELKTKNMQHLTREAEIKNNKQSLEEQNRSLDVKLQDINERVNETQEEVNQLSSSLSEKEEAFEQSNQMVLEFEESKISAEDELEHLNLDKEKCHQELIQINNEIERDASRLNTLQEFIDSYQGYEKGVQSIMKEKDSGNVGRVQGILGDMLEVEPGYEKAAYAALNEFVQCIVVEDSDDVVKTIDYLKSDAGEGRSSFLIEKDEAFHLTRKTDQKTANQNSIIKHVKAKGTFNKLIEQVLSTIYLVPSLSDALDLWKKGTQETMVTLEGDRISRNGIITGGKNEEQQGVLEIHNQVNELKERVEEKRQRSDKLSYELEKIQERILSLKAQIEGLSEDIKSHSQQKTSHEKELLSLGETQKYKNSFLQELFNQKQSYLNDIEQNKVALESMQIEYETLLEHKNNFLSKEEAFTQEITEMRASYEVHNQRLTEIKIKKASLDERQDALKKELESLDQQKSLAKEEAETLKLKSNERIEQAQEISHNVISLKEKRENILQEFTESETHLNVVKIEHDTLAEKLRTDEEQLKGYRSAKEHVVAQINKIQMDIQEEDYKLERLLEQVTERYELNLHDCIDQYYEDLEESTLGQSNQELQKLRNSLNAMGHVNLGALEELAELEERFSFLSEQKADLENTLNDLNTAIEHIDESTQEMFLDTYKKVNGRFQELFPKLFGGGKAKLVMTSDENILETGIDIVAQPPGKKLQNMNLMSGGEKALTAIALIFSIFDFKAPPFCILDEVDAPLDDANVGRFLGMVKEMSQKTQFIVITHNKATMEIAQNLYGVTMEEPGVSRTVSVQLNQGVEQLETNETQQASSVA